The window TTGATTGATTCAGGCCATTAGGCACAAGAATGAGTGTTCAAATTaactaaattaaaaatgagTCATTTAATACAAAACCTTCTGACTACCAAATTCTCAAACTACCATATGATCTTGGAGAGTCCTGTCTAAATCAAACTTCATCCACATTCTGTGGCATGCATTCTGTGACAGATGCATGTTATTGCCCTCAGGTAGGAGCAAGGGTAACTTCAAATTTAACATGTCAGGTCAAGGGTAACAGCTCCCCTTCTGAGTTTAGTCTCTAGTGATGGCTCAGCAGAGAACtcataaaaaaaccaaaaaaaaaaaaagcgattaaaaatatcaataaagtACACCTTGAGAGATTGCTGTGGGGTGGATGAGCATTGACTGCCCTCATTTTATGAATGGGAGAATCCATGCAGAAACACAGTATCTTGGGAATAGCACATTAAGtctccaggcagagctgggaagaaaagccagagctgtgtgctctaTCCACCACACCACCGATCCCTCAAATGCAGCCCATGAGCTCCTACCTGTGGCCTGGGAAGCCTCAAAACTCAGCTCACAACAAGCTGTAAAATAAGCCATCTTTAATTGCATGATCTCGTTAAatgagccagggcagctccagtcTCTGCTTCAGCAGTGTCTTGCCTATGAATTGCTGTGCAGTCCCCAGCCTGAGGGCTAACCAAAAAATTGCTCTGCCCTGAAAGAGTACAGAGAACTTCCAAAAGATATTTTGTACTGTGTCTCAGTAATGAGCAGATCATGTCTCTAGTTCTTGCTCTACAACTCACTGCTAAATACATAcagcatttaattttcctttcatttctgaaacatttcatGGATGCCAAACTAATCAAGAACTCTAATAGGAAATCAAGAGGCTATAGGATAAATCTCATTATCCAGAATATGTTTGGCCACTGCAATCTATTCTTTATATATTAAGCATTGTTTCAGTGTTAATTAACAGTGACTAATAATCATTATAAATGCTGAAACAACAGCCAGTGTTAACCATAGGAATAAAAGATTAGCTGGGATGAAGATGTCTTTATATCAGGTTTTTTATGCAATATAGAGTTGAATAACTGCATACTCATTTTTTGCATGGCTCACAAACTTTTCAGGGGCAGTAACTTGATCATGTACTTTCCAAAGTACTTGTGAAGGTTGTCCatgaaaaaaagtgattttaagtGACCAAAAGTAAAAGGGCAGAGAATTCTTGAGTGAGATCATCGGGTATTCTGGTTGCCTGCACATTTGGAGAGTTTTGAGTGACCTTAATAGCAGTTACATAAGCATATGGAGAGAAAGAAACTCATTTTAAATGTGTAACACATATGGTCTCCTGACAGGATGTTCCAAGCCATGCAGTGATTTTATAGTCCACATGCACTGCACAGTAGTTCTTTGGTCTCAGAGTAGGAGTCAGAAATAGTATATCAGCATGAACTCCATTCTTTGTCTTTAAGGGGCAGTCAGTGTGTTATCTAAAAATAGATAATACACTTTGGTTAGCTGTGTTTAACAGCAAAAAATTGCCTTCCGTGTGGGACTAGATCTTACTAGCTGGTAACACCACATATGATATGGCTATATGATGTGTATGTGGAGTAACTATTTTCCTGTGGTGTGCCATGAGGAACTTCAGGGTAAGGAAAGTTTCCTcagcagttttatttcatttgggCACGGGAGCCCCATCCTGAGTGCTTCACAGAGCAATGTCACCTGGGCTGCCATGGGCCAGGACTACACCAGAACTGTTCTTTCCAGCCTCAAAGCTAAACCTAATCAGTCTCAGCCCAAGATGAGATTGACAAAGGATGCTGTACTGCACCAGCTGTACTGAAGTTGGGTTTTCTTGTTATCAAACGTGTCCATCAGCCGCATAAACTCCGAGTGCTATTATTCTGTCATGTTTGAGTCACACAAGAGCCTCGGCGACAGAACCGAGTCCAGCAGGCAGCACCTGAGGAGCGAGGCTAAGGAATCAGTTCCCATCACGATCCACCCCGGTGCCGGCTGTCCAGCCAAGTACCTGCCCAGCTGCGCTCTGGGCGGAATCAAAATAAAATCGCCTGTCCGAAGCCACCACGGAGATACTCGCGGGCGGCGAGCGGTGCCCCGACCCTGAGAGCCCCGGGACGGCCGCTCCCCGGCTCCCGGTGCCCCGACCCTGAGAGCCCCGGGACGGCCGCTCCCCGGCTCCCGGTGCCCCGACCCTGAGAGCCCCGGGACGGCCGCTCCCCTGTTCCCGGTGCCGTGATCCTGAGAGCCCCGGGACGGCCGCTCtcccgctcccggtgccgcgACCCTGAGAGCCCCGGGACGGCCGCTCCCCCTGTCCCGGTGCCGCTccccgctcccggtgccgctcccCCTCTCCCGGTGCCGCTCCCCCTGTCCCGGTACCGCTCCCGGTGCGCGGGCGCAgcgggcggagcggcggggccgtgcccggtCGCagccgggcgggcagcgccaTGCGGGGCCCGCGGGCGGCCCTGGCGCTGCTGCTGGCGGCGGCGCTGGCCCCGCGGCCGGCGCGGCCGCACCCGCAGTGCCTGGACTTCAAGCCGCCGTTCCGGCCGCCGCAGGGCCTCGCCTTCTGCCGCCGCTACGCCGAGTTCGGCTGCTGCGACCAGCGCCGCGACCGCGCCCTGCTGCAGCGCTTCTACCGCCTCAGCGCCCGCCTGGACGAGCGCGGGTACGCCGCCTGCGCCGGgcacctgcaggagctgctgtgccaggtgagaccgccggggctcccggggctcccgcAGAGCTGAGGGGATCCCGCCGGGCGGGGTTCAGCCACACAGGGACCTTCCAATGCGCAGGGGACATTCAGCCCCTGCACGGACCTCTGGGGTAGGCATGGATGCCTCTGCCCCATCGCAGTGCTTTGGCCCAGGGGTGTGTGCATCTACTCATGCAGGGCTGCACTGAGCCCCGGTATGGACGCTTTGGCCCGGGCATGGGTGCATTGATGCTGTGCACTGGTCCAGGCACAGGGGCTTTGGACAGCCCATGGCGTTAATTCCCAAGGCCAGACTGGAATATCCACCCACAGGTGCATCAGCCGTGGCATTagcagctgggcacaggcacGGGTACATCAGCACACACATCAGTGCATCTGGGATGGCACAGCAGCGTAGGCATGTGTTCCCAGGCGCTGGAAGGAGTTGCTGTCCATCATCAAGTATCCCAGTGGACTTTCTGTCCTTTGGCACTTGTGTAAAAGAGGCACAGGGATATTGCTCTTCAGTTTAGGAGCAGCAGTCTCTGAGATAGGTATGTGGGCAGTTACAGTTTGCAGACTCTCCTCACCCTCCCAGGGTTAGGACACCAGACCAATGAAGAAACCCACAGGGCACCTCCCTGCACAAATCTTGCTCCTTGTTATGACCAATTGATCGGGTCAGGGGCTTTTTTGTATTGAATTATAGCGCTTCTAGCATGTTCCAGGTGCTAATAGTCCTGGTGATATAAATGCAGAGTAATGCCTGCAGAGTAGTGCCTGCAGATATGGCCAAGGAGCCTCTGTGAAGGCCATCCTGCACAGGAGGGAATTTCCACTCAGAGCTGATGTTCTGGGGCCAGATATGATAATGGGATGATTACAGTCTGCACAGAGCAAAGTGTCTGACCCCATCATCAGGGGAGGCCTCGCATGTATGAAAATGCCCCTGAGacagagcagtggcagctcGGCACTGTGCAAGTGTAAACCTTAAATTAATTCAGACAGTGGAGTCTTGTCTGCTGTGCTTAGATGGGATCAAAATAGCTTTTCAGAAATCCTGCTCTCAGCATTTTGCCTGTACCTCTTGAGTTCCTTAAAGCAtaaagagaaagacaaaactTTTTCACACCATGTTCTAGAGAATTGACTTCTATTTCATCTCACATTgtactggaaggaaaaaaaatctgaatatatTTCTGAAACAAGCGATGTCTAAGAGTACATTCACAGATAGGAAACCAGTTAGCAGTGTGTGCTAAGCACCCTTGTTTCTGGAAGTGATAACTGAGTCTCCTGTGTTTGTCAGAAAGCCAGCTATTGAAAACGTCTTCAGAAGCAGGGGAATATTTCAGTGTGGGAGCAATGATTCACTGAAATGTTCTGATGAGCTCAGTGCATCACCAGCCCAGATGTGGCTACAAACCACTGCCTCTGGCTGCACGAGCACATCATGGAAGTTCAGTCATTGCAAACACTTTAGAACATTCTGCTTCTATTCATTCATTGTACATGCAATTTATATCCTAGACCTGAATTAATAAGTGTGTTTTGGTGACTTACTCAGCATGCTTCTATCTCTTTCTGCTCACAATTCATGATTTCTCTCAAATGTGATCAAATTTTATTGACAAGTGTCTCAGTTTGTTCTTGTGGATTCCTGCCTTTTCTTGAATtcatagaataatagaatagTTTGATTTGGAAAGGACCTAGTCCAGCCTCCCCTGCAATGAGCAAGGACAGCTTCAacagatcaggttgctcaacCTGTCtgtgaatgtttccagggatggggagtctATCACCTCTCTTGGCAACCTGTTATGGTATTTCACCACTCTCATTGTAAACAACTTCTTTCTTAAATCTAATCTGTATTGACCCGCCTTCAGTTTAAATCCACTCCCTCTTATCACTACAATTCCTTGTAAAACATCTCTCTCCAGTTCTCTTGTGAAAGATGCCATAAGGTTTTCTTGGAGCCTCTCTTCTCCATCAAACTGCAGGAGCAGATGCTTCACTCTGCTTCTCGGGGAACAGGTTGCTTAAAGGCTTGAATTTCCAGATGGAGGTGGTCAAGGAATGCCAGGGATAATGTGGAAGCTAAACGCTTTTCTGAGGAGTCCTCTTGCTTCCTCCAGGCTGATAGCAGCAGTAAATAAGACATTTTCTGATGTGGGTGTTCCATCAGATTCAGACAGTTGGAATTCCCCAGATAAGGAGCTGCCACTGAATTACTGGAACAGACTGGATGCATTTGGCTAGCCTGAATTAATGtgacttgttttgttttctgatgagTTATTTTCATAGTACAAACTTGTTCCAGCCCTACTGATCATCTGCCCATTGGTTTCCTCGGTCTTTGGACCACAACAGAGCTTAAAATTAATGAAGAGACAGCATCATTTGGAAATGACAATTTAGATCTGATATTGATCTTGGGCTCTGACTATGGTAGAACTTCTTGGTATTTTGAGTTATGTGAACATGACAGGATGATGTGAAGGCTAAAGGACCGCAACTTTTGCTTCAGAAGCAAAGAAATTTAGCATAAGGCATGAGGCTCCATCTCTTCCAGCATAAAATTTGGATGATATTTCACATGCCTTGAAAATACCCTAGGACATGCTTAGGTACTTTCAGGCTAGTGCTAGATCTCTGAATATCACCACCAGTGTAATGCTGCTGCAATTAGCTGTGTGCCACCAGGAATGTTGTAAGGAGGGAAGAAGTTGCCCACAGCTTCTATACAGACACACCTGAGGCTGTGGTGAACACCCTGCAATGGCAGAGAAAGGGAATCCACATCTCTGGGCTATTTTTAATTCTGATCCTGAAGCCAGGCCATTGCTTTATAATGCATAAGATCACTGCTTGCTTTGAAAGAGGCTTTCAGACAAGGAGGTACACCTGAGTACTCACATGAGGGGCCTCCTCTCTGAATAGGAAACCTCCATAGGCAACAACAGACTGAGCTCCCATGCAGCCCTCCCATcaaattctctttctgtctcATTTCAATTTGTGTTCTAAGGCTAATTTTTCAGTCATTACAAGTGAATTGACAAATGTTCTGTCTCTTTCTGTCCCTGGCACACCTCGTGTAACCAAGCTGAGTGTGTTACCCAATCTGCCTGTGTAATTTCAGTGCTTTGTGTCACAAGCAATCTTCTTTTTACCACATTAATTGCTGCTCATTTGAAAGCATAATAACCTTCATTTTGCAATGAATGGCTTGACATTCCAGGAGGAAAGCTCATTGTACACTAATGATCTGTTATATGGCCTCTCAGTTTATTATGGTatgtaatggaaaataaaataaaaattaaatattgtgTATGCTTATCAGCTAATTTAAACAGTTCAGAATCTCGATGTTATATCTTTTCAGCTACTGAACAGTGTTGTAATCTGCATTAAGAAATATCTCCCTACAGATCTAGAAAcagctctctttttttttttctttctaattaaGCTGGTTTTGTTTAGTAACAGAAGAAGCAATGCCAGAtaggaattaaaaaatacagaatttatttaAGTAGTAGTTTCTCTTCTGACCATTGCTGTCTCAGATATTTatcaaaatacaattttcattGTAATATCAAATTTGGATCGATACAAATGTTGACTGATCAAATCAAATTTTGATCAATACAAAATAATTGAGTCTCTACAGTGTCGTGTTGCATTATTTGAAGAGCACTTTTGAGGTGCTTGTTGGGAAGATATTGTAACTGGAGGATATTGTGTTAATTACAAGCAAAAACCATTGTCAAACAGAACTGAGTCTCTTTTTGGTCAGTTTGTAACTTACAGAGTCTTACTGGATTGCAATAAACTTTCCTTTTTCATAAGGAAAATGTGTCTGTAGGAGCTCTCACCATGGAGATTACAATGAGCTGTGTGAGCTTGATCCAGTCCTTAAGCAGATTTCCAAGGCTGCACCTTCCATAAACAAGGgttgagctgcagctgctgccagtgggCCTTGCCTGGATTATGGGCATTTTGTGCTCACTGTCTGAAATCTGTAACCTCAGCATGCCTTGCTGAACCTGGTGACCCATGTCATGACCATGAGATGCCTTTCACTACTCCTGGCTGGGGATATAAACTATCTGTAGGCAAAAGTCCACCAGCAAAGCCAGCTGGACCCCAGCAAGGATGGTGTCCTCCCCACCTCCTCCACTTTCACATCCCACTCCTTCCAAGCTGTAAATCACATACGTGTTTAAGGTGTATGCCTGGATTATCAGGTGATGAGGTATGAATGTCCCAGGCTTTGGTCCTGATGGCCTTTCCCATTCTATCATCAGTGTGGAGATGCAGGGCCTGAATCTTCTCAGATAACTGTTTGATTTCACTTCTGCTCTGTGATAGATCTTATTATTTCATAGATAAAGTCAGAGCATCCAAGGAAGAAAAGTCTCTTTTTACTAGGGCGTTGTAGTGACATAGGCATCAttgcagcttttttttaaaaaagttctGTGGTTAGAATAAATGAGTAACAGCTTGAGGAAGTCAGCTTTCCCCAGGAATACTGAAGATAATTTTCATGAGTGCTGAGACGAACACCCTTTCTAAGATCTTTCCCTCTGTTAATATATCTtcagaaaaaaccacaacatATCTTATATGTAATTAAGATGAAATATCTCCAATTAGTATCACTGCTCAGCTGTTTCAAATCTGGTCCAAGAAATGACTCGAagcttttcctccctccctgcaggagtGCTCTCCATATGCAGCTCACTTGTACGATGCTGAGGATCCCTCCACCCCCGTGCGGACGATCCCGGGACTGTGCCAGGACTACTGCACGCAAGTGTGGCGGGACTGCCGCTCCATTTTCCGCTCCCTCTCTGCGGACCCGCAGCTGATTGCACTGGAAAACAACATGGCCAAGCTCTGCCGCTACCTGTCCCTGGAGGACACCGACTACTGCTTCCCACACCTGCTGGCCAACCAGAACCTGAACCAGAACCTGGGGCTGGTGACGGCCGACGCCGAGGgctgtctgcagctctgcctggtggAGGTGGCCAACGGGCTGCGCAACCCCGTGGCCATGGTGCACGCCAACGACGGCACGCACCGGTTCTTCGTGGCAGAGCAGGTGGGCCTGGTGTGGACCTACCTCCCCGACGggtccaggctggaaaagcctttcCTGAACATCAGCGAAGCCGTACTCACCTCGCCCTGGGAAGGAGATGAGAGAGGGTTTCTGTGTATTGTCTTCCACCCTAAATTCAAATTTAATGGCAAAGTCTACGTCTACTATTCAGTTGAAGTTGGTTATGAAGAGAGAATCCGAATCAGTGAGTTCAGACTTTCTCCTACTGACATGAATGCCTTGGACCATGGTTCTGAAAGGTATTGTACACATGTTTCTCTGGcaaatgaatttaagatcttGGAAAttgtgcagcagggctgcacaggatCTTAGATCTTTAAGAACTTGTACAATTTTAAAGACTATTAATGAATGAGACTGTTAATGAGACTTATTTAGCTTAATGTTTTTGCATTCCAGAGTGCTAGCATGTTAGTCCAAGTCCATGTCTAGTGAATTGAGGTGCAGAATGTGTGTCCCCTCTGTGGATGAACTACAAGTATTCAGGGAAAAATATGTACAATTCTCAGTTCTGGCATGTCTGAGGAATTAACTAAACACGGATTGAACATTATTTATAGTTAGTATTTTGGGGTTATTGTTGGGTGAGGCTTGGAGGtctatttgtttattttgtacttttatGATTACCCTTTAAAATAGACTTCTGCAAAGCATGAGTGAAATTCTTTTCAAAGCCAAAGGTTTCCAAAATTAGTATAAACAAACTAAGTGGTACCAGACCAAAGATGGATTTGGTCCCATATTTCTTTATCTGAACAACAACTCAACCCTTTGATATTACAAATTTAAcatcaaattaaataaaacacaagtCACTATATTATTACTGAGTACATTTTAATTGGAAAGGTCATTTGTTTGAGTCTGGTCTTGCAGTTGTTCCACACTAACATGCACAGATGATGAGAGACTTGTTTGTGGAGTCAGGCTCATAGATTGAGTTGCCTGTTGCAGAACTGTGTTTTAGAACCACTGTTTCAAGAGACCCTTGGAGATTACTAATGCTAAGATTTTTGCTTCATTATTTGGATTTTATTAGGGGCTTTCTAAACACCCAGCTGTTGATGATTCTAGATCAAAATAACCTAATGCACATAACCTAATGATAGAGAGGGAATATTTGTTTATAAAGCAATTAGAACAATCCAGTGTAAACAGCACTGTAGATGACAGGGGAATTACAATGTGGCACTCAGGAAGGTGAATCAGAAACCTGCAGATACCGACAGCCCATGAGCTGTCTTGTTCAGGAATCCTCAGGCTCTATGTTTGTAACAATTTCTGTGCTTACTTAGCTTATGGTTAGTACAGCAAAAgcttaggaaaacaaaattgtGGTTCTGTTGTGCTTATGTAGGCACAGGTCCCACTGACCTCATCCCAAGCTGCTGCCCAAGAGGGAGCTCAAGCTAACGTGTGGTGTGCACTGCCTCGGCACAAATGCATGTGTCTGTTTAACCTCAGATGTTTCTCAATgcgttttggttttttccatcttctttgGGAGGCTGAGGAAGACTCACCTTTGTGCATACAGGATCCTCCCTCACTCCTTCTGTCAGCTGGAACCTGTGCACTCTTGCACAGTTACCTTACCACAGAGGTGATGACATTTAACAGGAGGTGACAATAACCCTGTAGTTGGGTTCCTTCCCACAACTCACAGTGACTGTCAACATTtcagaggggggaaaaaaaacctgtctaAAAATGAGGTGGTGTTAGTAAATGTTATCATTTGCTTTTGTAGCTATTAAGATGCATTGCCAGCATGAAATCTAGGGGTTTTTTAGAAGCTGGAAATAATAAACTTCAGTTTTTATACCTGGGAACCTCTACTGCAAGTATTTCTGGCTTTGGCATTCTATAAAATGATAATATatgtattttctccttttgtgcTATGGGAGGGATTCCAGAtgcataaaataaacaaacaaaatagagagtttgagattaaaattaaattttgttgATACTGCTTTGAATAACATTTGGTAAATTCAGTTTGTTGGTGGGGCTGCTTTTAACTGCTCTTTAAACTCATAAGGTCCTGAGTGTGCAATTATCATTTAAGGATTCTTCTCTCTTTAAGAATTTAACTATTTCTTAATGTTTGAAAAGTTTTATGTTCTCCTTGAAAGTGCCTGGCCGGATTGTGCCAAAAGCTGGGTACATGCACGGATGGACTGCAGTCCTTTCTCTTACAATTTCCATTGGTTATAAGCTCaaatgccttttctttaatcaattataaagaaaaataaaaaaaagacatttaacaaggaggaagaaagaatcACAGGAAAAGTTTAAGTaattaaaagtatattttatcATGTGATTTCCCAGACTTTCCATATTACACAATTTGGTGTTTCTGTAATCTGGAAAATATGTTGAAACTATTTAAGGTTAGAAAATCAGCTATGCCCAAGAAAAATTCAGTAACATGGATATGGAGGAATTTGTATCAAACCAAATCTGTAGCAGCTTCCATCTGTCAAGAACTACACTGTCATTATGCTGCTCTGCCCTTTGCATAGTGCTTGTGCAGTAGGTAATtgctttttccatgttttcactTAGAATAATCCTTGAAATAGAAGAGCCTGCTTCCAACCATAATGGAGGAGAGCTGCTCTTTGGAGATGATGGGTATCTCTACATCTTCACTGGAGATGGAGGCATGGCTGGGGATCCTTTTGGCACCTTTGGAAATTCCCAGAACAAGTAAGAGTGGGTCCATCACTATGGCAGCTCCAGGGTGTGGGAAATCAATGCCAGGCACTTGAAGGCTGTTCGGGGGCAAATTCAATTATCTtgaaatgcttcttttttcaGAGATATGCGAAGACTTGTCTTTCTAACACATCAAGAATGAAACCCTAAGTTTTCCaacccctctcccctctctgaTTTTTTTGCCAAGGTCTAGCCTTACTTCGTTGTCGCTGTTTGCTACGCTCAAATGACCACACACGGAGACTGGGAACtgagagagaaggcagcagggcagaaggtCTGCCCcttatttattacattttattacATAGTTTCAGAAAGGTGGCCATGGATTGGAGGGTAGAAATCTTACTCCCATCTACAACTGGCCAAAAGGACTGCCAGACAACCTGGTCCTCTCCTGGAgaggaattcaaaacaatggcagtatttacaaaaaacaacCTCTTGTTTCTATGAGCAAAGCATGAGGAAGTGAAAACTTGTACTtcaatatgaatgctcagaaaactaaGAAATATCATAGCAACACTTCGTTATTGTAATAAATATAGTGGGTTAATTCGTGTTTTTAGGGATTATAATATGTTGAACTCATGgtttggtaaaaataaaataacatgtaacctaaattccagccagccacagaATTAAGAAATTCCTAGGCTGGCACCACCCAGTAACCACCATTCAGGGGGACACAATAAGATGCTGGGAACTGGAGATGATgagattggcatcagaaagaaagacaaattaagataagaaatcagttctcctcccgtGGGCAGCggagccatcagagcaccatcatctTCTGGATCTCTGGAGAAGAACGTCTTTCCATTCACAAACCACGGTCTCCATTCACCCACGGGAAGACTGAAATTGGCACCTCTCCCTACCAGAGGAGAATCTTTTCAGCAGACCAATGACAAAGATAAATTCGAATAACCGGTCCTGGGAACAGAGACTGTgggaaatcttgtgccaggggcaaaataaagtgtataaaacctgagccCCAAATGGGGCCAATTTCTGAACCTTTGTGGGGGCTGCAGTGTGCTAGAGACTgtgtcccagttcaccctttgACGATCCCGGGTCATCGTCATCGTAACTCCGCTGGGGgtttttaccgaaattctgtaatttgatctttcaacaaaccaaatcatatttccaactggaatatctgattggcattcATAACAGTTGTCTTTTTCGTTTCTCCTCCCAACACAgatcagccctgctgggcaAGGTGCTGCGGATCGATGTGAACGACAACGACCGCGGGCCCCTGTACCGCATCCCTCCCGACAACCCCTTCGTGCGCGACCCCGCGGCGCGCCCCGAGGTCTTCGCCTACGGCGTGAGGAACATGTGGCGCTGCTCCTTCGACAGGGGCGACCCCAACACCAAGCAGGGCAGGGGGCGGCTCTTCTGCGGGGATGTGGGGCAGAACAAGTACGAAGAGGTCGACATCgtggagaaagggaagaattACGGCTGGAGGGCGAGGGAAGGGTTCAGCTGTTACGATAAAAAACTTTGTGCCAACTCCTCCTTGGGTAAATAGATGAGCTCTCATTCTTAATTCCTGCCTTCAAAGCCTGACTGTTTGGTGGTAAACACAGCTTTTTGAGATGTAAACCTCTGTTGTCTCTGTCTAAGGCATTGGGCATAAATACTGAAAGTAGAAATGTTACCGTTTCTGAATTAGGAGGAAAGTGAAACATGTTGTTTTTCTAGTTGATTGGTGTTGTTAGTGAAATTACTTAGAGATTCTGTGGTTTAGAGGGACGATTTCGTCTTTGCCAGATAAAAGAAGCTTTTGT is drawn from Prinia subflava isolate CZ2003 ecotype Zambia chromosome 5, Cam_Psub_1.2, whole genome shotgun sequence and contains these coding sequences:
- the HHIPL1 gene encoding HHIP-like protein 1, with amino-acid sequence MRGPRAALALLLAAALAPRPARPHPQCLDFKPPFRPPQGLAFCRRYAEFGCCDQRRDRALLQRFYRLSARLDERGYAACAGHLQELLCQECSPYAAHLYDAEDPSTPVRTIPGLCQDYCTQVWRDCRSIFRSLSADPQLIALENNMAKLCRYLSLEDTDYCFPHLLANQNLNQNLGLVTADAEGCLQLCLVEVANGLRNPVAMVHANDGTHRFFVAEQVGLVWTYLPDGSRLEKPFLNISEAVLTSPWEGDERGFLCIVFHPKFKFNGKVYVYYSVEVGYEERIRISEFRLSPTDMNALDHGSERIILEIEEPASNHNGGELLFGDDGYLYIFTGDGGMAGDPFGTFGNSQNKSALLGKVLRIDVNDNDRGPLYRIPPDNPFVRDPAARPEVFAYGVRNMWRCSFDRGDPNTKQGRGRLFCGDVGQNKYEEVDIVEKGKNYGWRAREGFSCYDKKLCANSSLDDVLPIYAYPHKMGKSVTGGYVYRGCESPNLNGLYIFGDFMSGRLMSLKEDHATGEWQYNEICMGTGQTCMFPGLINNYYQYIISFAEDEAGELYFLSTGVPSATAPHGVVYKVVDTSRTAPPGKCRVEPSPVKVKSKRIPFVPKEKFIMKTPTPHPRLQTTTEAPRGGVPGPQPPGTPGTRPGAAGTARGPGRGAEERGKRRRKRPENGSVRLMRQGRRGRGRGRVEVFIHGEWGTVCDDGWSSAAAAVVCRQLGFPYVVRATKKAEFGEGSSLRILLDDVQCSGQERTLLECSHAAVGTHDCSHDEDAGVVCSREEVTEP